A single genomic interval of uncultured Desulfobacter sp. harbors:
- a CDS encoding addiction module protein: MNLDHKREGVMQNNLPLDEMTTTEKLVIINQIWDDLLRNSDDIPSPEWHKEVLSARAERIKKGEAHFKDFESVKSELRSEFK; the protein is encoded by the coding sequence ATGAATTTAGATCATAAAAGAGAGGGTGTAATGCAAAATAATTTACCATTAGATGAAATGACCACCACCGAGAAACTTGTTATCATAAATCAAATTTGGGATGATCTGCTGCGCAATTCAGATGATATTCCATCCCCAGAGTGGCATAAAGAGGTTTTATCTGCCCGAGCCGAACGTATCAAAAAAGGTGAAGCTCATTTCAAAGATTTTGAATCTGTGAAGTCCGAATTAAGATCTGAGTTCAAATGA
- a CDS encoding mechanosensitive ion channel family protein has translation MLNKFYYLKRLMWLTVIMTMMPCHTFAAECSSDIKAVTNGDTNIPVEVLEHLVKPLTKCELEAEAKAWLVLLQEKVAEISNTEIAAIYKNEELKKIKEAEADRKKEDAKKAKEVAGSKVSKEASQEVKKIVKEADKKLAEDKTKQKKVDSITNDENEKPIDPKTELIQHITELTTQRTLLIDRFNVVLAELVAKGGEAKEYDSYIKTVSGLKVDVTDASATWTTISGWLMSAEGGLRWGLNIFQFIVIIILFYFLSIVVGKGAIQALKKTKNLSILLQDFLVMAARRLVLIVGLFVGLSALEFNLGPVLAVIGAAGFVIAFALQNSLSNFASGILMLLYRPFDVGDLINVADNLGEVESMNLLSTQLRTPDNKLVIVPNNSVWGDVIVNVTGITKRRVDLVFGVGYSDDIDKTQKVLEEIVFGHEKVLNNPEARVKLHELADSSVNFICRPWVRPDDYWDVYWDITREVKRRFDAEGISIPFPQRDVHLFQESS, from the coding sequence ATGCTTAATAAATTTTACTATTTAAAGAGGTTAATGTGGCTTACAGTTATTATGACCATGATGCCGTGCCACACTTTTGCAGCGGAATGTTCTTCTGACATTAAAGCTGTAACAAATGGAGATACAAATATACCAGTCGAAGTATTGGAGCACCTTGTCAAACCATTAACCAAGTGCGAATTAGAAGCTGAAGCGAAGGCCTGGCTAGTATTACTGCAAGAAAAGGTGGCTGAAATCAGTAACACTGAAATTGCGGCAATCTACAAAAATGAGGAACTCAAGAAGATCAAGGAAGCTGAAGCGGACCGTAAGAAGGAAGATGCGAAGAAGGCAAAAGAAGTAGCCGGCAGTAAAGTGTCTAAGGAGGCAAGTCAGGAAGTAAAGAAGATTGTAAAAGAAGCTGACAAAAAACTCGCCGAGGATAAAACCAAACAGAAAAAAGTTGACAGTATAACAAATGACGAAAACGAAAAGCCGATAGACCCCAAGACCGAATTAATCCAACATATTACTGAATTAACGACACAAAGAACCCTGCTTATAGACCGTTTTAATGTTGTACTAGCTGAGTTGGTTGCAAAAGGTGGGGAGGCCAAAGAATATGATTCCTATATTAAAACTGTTTCAGGCCTCAAGGTTGATGTGACTGATGCCAGTGCAACATGGACGACAATTTCCGGTTGGTTGATGTCAGCAGAGGGTGGTTTGCGTTGGGGGTTAAACATATTTCAGTTTATTGTTATCATAATTCTGTTTTACTTTCTCTCGATCGTTGTGGGAAAAGGGGCTATCCAAGCTTTAAAAAAGACTAAAAATCTTTCTATATTACTGCAGGATTTCCTGGTAATGGCTGCCCGTCGTCTTGTGTTGATTGTGGGACTTTTTGTCGGTCTTTCTGCTCTGGAATTTAACCTCGGGCCGGTGCTTGCTGTCATCGGTGCCGCCGGTTTTGTCATTGCCTTTGCCTTACAAAATTCATTGAGTAATTTTGCCAGCGGTATTCTTATGTTGCTGTACCGTCCCTTTGACGTGGGTGACCTGATCAACGTGGCGGATAATTTGGGTGAGGTTGAATCCATGAATCTTTTGTCCACACAGTTGAGAACCCCTGATAATAAGCTTGTTATTGTACCTAACAATTCAGTTTGGGGGGATGTCATTGTTAACGTGACTGGTATCACCAAGCGTCGCGTCGACCTGGTGTTTGGCGTTGGTTATAGTGATGATATTGATAAGACGCAAAAAGTTCTGGAAGAAATTGTTTTCGGGCATGAGAAAGTTTTGAACAATCCTGAAGCTAGAGTGAAACTTCATGAACTTGCCGACTCATCAGTCAATTTTATTTGCCGTCCGTGGGTGAGACCTGACGATTACTGGGATGTTTATTGGGATATTACGCGAGAAGTCAAACGCCGTTTTGATGCTGAGGGGATTTCTATTCCGTTCCCGCAAAGGGATGTTCATCTTTTTCAGGAAAGCAGTTAA
- a CDS encoding DEAD/DEAH box helicase translates to MSFTQFHFHPGIQSGIRDAGYTSPTPIQQKALPPILAGKDILGLAQTGTGKTVAFVLPILQHLLKTHRTASSAAPSALIMAPTRELAEQIHESITIMAIHTPIKSVAVYGGVGKHLQKKALKQGVNIVVACPGRLLDLMNEKALSLRGINTLVLDEADQMLDMGFLPDIRRIIRSLPQKRQTLVFSATMPKAINNLVQNILNHPITVQVNHKGPAPRIAHGRFNVQREKRTALLKTLFSKNGMASTIVFTRTKHKAKSLAVQLKKSGFNAVSLQGNLSQNQRRRAMDGFRSGSFKILVATDIAARGIDVSGVSHVINYDLPDTVETYIHRTGRTGRANQPGQAYTFTTREDNKTIGLIEKALGRKMTEESLLPA, encoded by the coding sequence ATGAGTTTTACCCAGTTTCATTTCCACCCTGGCATCCAGTCAGGTATTCGTGACGCGGGCTACACCAGCCCCACCCCCATCCAGCAAAAAGCACTCCCCCCCATTCTTGCCGGGAAAGATATCCTTGGCCTGGCTCAAACCGGCACAGGAAAAACCGTTGCCTTTGTGCTGCCGATTCTCCAGCATTTGCTCAAAACGCACCGCACCGCATCGTCAGCAGCGCCGTCAGCATTGATCATGGCCCCCACCAGGGAACTGGCCGAGCAGATTCATGAAAGTATCACAATCATGGCGATTCATACCCCGATTAAAAGCGTGGCCGTTTACGGCGGGGTTGGAAAACATCTTCAGAAAAAGGCCCTTAAACAAGGCGTGAACATTGTTGTCGCATGCCCGGGACGGCTGTTGGATCTCATGAATGAAAAGGCACTAAGCCTTAGGGGAATTAACACCCTTGTTCTGGACGAAGCCGATCAGATGCTTGATATGGGATTTTTGCCTGATATCAGGCGCATTATCCGGTCTTTGCCCCAAAAGCGCCAGACCCTGGTTTTCTCTGCGACCATGCCGAAGGCTATCAATAATCTGGTCCAGAACATTTTAAACCATCCCATCACGGTTCAGGTCAACCATAAAGGTCCTGCACCCCGCATCGCCCATGGCCGGTTTAATGTCCAAAGGGAAAAGCGCACAGCCCTGCTCAAGACGCTGTTTTCAAAAAACGGCATGGCCAGCACCATTGTATTTACACGGACCAAACATAAGGCCAAAAGCCTTGCCGTCCAGTTAAAAAAATCCGGATTCAATGCGGTCTCTTTACAGGGGAATTTATCCCAGAACCAGCGACGCAGGGCAATGGACGGATTTCGAAGCGGCTCTTTCAAAATCCTTGTGGCAACGGATATTGCTGCCAGGGGAATCGACGTATCAGGGGTTTCCCACGTGATCAACTATGATCTGCCGGATACGGTTGAAACCTATATTCACAGAACCGGTAGAACCGGAAGGGCCAATCAACCCGGTCAGGCATACACATTTACAACCCGGGAAGATAATAAAACCATTGGCTTGATCGAAAAGGCCCTGGGCAGAAAAATGACAGAGGAGTCCTTACTTCCGGCTTAA
- a CDS encoding type II toxin-antitoxin system VapC family toxin has product MNVVADTNIFLAVTLYEPEREKIIRLTLGHDLVAPEILPFEIGNVLFAMLKRKRIEPEKLISVWDAAQKIPVDLRSVNIREALNIASQFNIYAYDAYFIVCAISLHCPLITLDRRMIEVARSLGINVVEAI; this is encoded by the coding sequence ATGAATGTCGTGGCAGATACAAATATTTTTCTGGCAGTAACCCTTTATGAGCCGGAGCGAGAAAAGATTATCAGGCTTACTTTAGGACATGATTTAGTAGCACCTGAGATATTACCCTTTGAAATTGGGAATGTATTATTCGCAATGCTAAAAAGAAAAAGGATTGAGCCGGAAAAATTAATATCAGTATGGGATGCGGCGCAAAAAATTCCGGTTGATTTACGTAGCGTTAATATTCGTGAAGCACTGAACATAGCATCTCAATTTAATATCTACGCATACGATGCATATTTTATAGTGTGTGCTATTTCGTTACACTGTCCACTAATAACTCTTGACCGACGTATGATTGAAGTGGCCAGGAGCTTGGGTATTAATGTCGTGGAGGCGATCTGA
- a CDS encoding RNA-binding protein: protein MKIYVGNLTELMTEETLKQAFDAFGEVESVKIIKNRFNGRSKGFGFVEMPSNSEADKAIKALNGNIVDKKPIKVNHADSGGKKKKKPFRRRSY from the coding sequence ATGAAAATTTATGTCGGAAATCTGACAGAACTTATGACAGAAGAAACGCTCAAACAGGCGTTTGATGCATTTGGCGAAGTTGAAAGCGTTAAAATTATAAAAAACAGATTTAACGGACGTTCCAAAGGGTTTGGTTTTGTTGAAATGCCAAGCAATTCTGAAGCGGACAAAGCCATTAAGGCTTTGAACGGCAACATAGTTGATAAAAAACCCATCAAAGTGAATCATGCCGATTCCGGTGGTAAAAAGAAGAAAAAGCCTTTCAGGAGAAGGAGCTATTAG
- a CDS encoding phage integrase SAM-like domain-containing protein: protein MDDYEKYEKDCKKIRKVNESLLNEFGMWLKSSGLSEKTINNHLSNIDFYVNEYLLYEDATKAKDGVDDVDMFLGYWFIKKAMWASQSSIKGNATSLKKFYTFMHEKGLIDKEDLIDLKQTIKENMPEWLATLGRYDDPSIEDVW from the coding sequence ATGGATGATTACGAGAAATACGAAAAAGATTGCAAAAAGATAAGAAAAGTTAATGAATCTCTATTAAATGAGTTTGGGATGTGGCTGAAATCATCCGGTCTGTCGGAAAAAACGATAAATAATCATCTTTCAAACATTGATTTTTACGTAAACGAATATCTGCTTTACGAAGATGCGACTAAAGCAAAAGATGGTGTTGACGATGTAGATATGTTTCTTGGATATTGGTTCATAAAAAAGGCAATGTGGGCAAGTCAGTCAAGCATCAAGGGCAATGCAACGAGCCTAAAAAAATTTTACACTTTTATGCACGAAAAAGGTTTGATAGATAAAGAAGACCTGATTGATTTAAAACAAACGATAAAAGAAAATATGCCGGAATGGTTGGCAACTTTGGGCCGCTATGATGATCCATCAATTGAAGATGTTTGGTGA
- a CDS encoding TIGR01212 family radical SAM protein (This family includes YhcC from E. coli K-12, an uncharacterized radical SAM protein.), translating to MKRYSDYNAYLRNLFGERVQKISVDAGLTCPNRDGTLSRAGCIYCNAKGSGTGAFAKGLSISQQIEAGKIGAIKKYKAGKFLAYFQSFTNTYAPVDHLKALYDEALSCEGVVGMAVGTRPDCVDKAKIDLLDAYTKDYLIWLEYGLQSAHDATLALINRGHNYKDFQAAVALVAPKKKLNVCAHIILGLPGETRAMMLENARILGDLGINGVKIHLLYVVRGTALDKMYAQGRYTPLEQQEYVDLVCDFLERLPKSMIIQRITGDPHADELVAPLWSARYRETFNMIQHTLEARDSYQGKCRL from the coding sequence ATGAAACGATACTCGGATTATAATGCTTATCTTCGCAACCTGTTTGGTGAGCGAGTGCAGAAAATTTCCGTGGATGCCGGGCTGACCTGCCCTAACCGGGACGGAACCCTGTCCAGGGCCGGGTGTATTTACTGCAATGCAAAAGGGTCGGGTACCGGGGCCTTTGCCAAGGGACTTTCCATTTCCCAGCAGATTGAGGCCGGCAAGATTGGGGCCATAAAAAAATATAAGGCCGGAAAATTTCTTGCCTATTTCCAGTCTTTTACCAATACCTATGCCCCGGTGGACCACCTTAAAGCCTTATATGACGAAGCCTTGTCCTGTGAGGGGGTGGTCGGCATGGCTGTGGGCACAAGGCCTGATTGTGTGGATAAAGCGAAAATTGATCTGCTTGACGCCTACACAAAGGATTACCTTATCTGGCTGGAATACGGGCTTCAGTCTGCCCATGACGCCACCCTTGCCCTGATCAACCGGGGGCATAATTATAAAGATTTTCAAGCGGCCGTGGCCCTGGTTGCGCCTAAAAAAAAGCTTAATGTCTGTGCCCATATTATTTTGGGCCTGCCTGGAGAAACCAGGGCCATGATGCTGGAAAATGCCCGGATTCTCGGGGATCTGGGCATTAATGGGGTCAAAATTCACCTGCTTTATGTGGTCCGTGGCACCGCTTTGGACAAGATGTATGCTCAGGGCCGGTATACGCCTTTAGAACAGCAGGAATATGTGGACCTGGTCTGCGATTTTTTGGAACGGCTGCCCAAGTCCATGATTATCCAGCGGATCACAGGGGACCCCCATGCTGACGAGCTTGTGGCCCCGTTGTGGTCGGCCCGGTATAGAGAGACATTCAACATGATTCAGCATACCCTTGAAGCCCGGGATTCCTACCAGGGAAAATGCCGGCTCTAA
- a CDS encoding lactate racemase domain-containing protein gives MRYPAYLEKKFNFPGFYRVKLALPSMALPDPVKNLKTQLDQALDQSPIKPGQTVAVGVGSRGINTIAELVAQICRSIKDKGARPVIVPAMGSHGSATPEGQKKTLAKLGVTSDVCRTAIAPEMDAVKIGSVFDAVPVYFSKKAMEADHSICINRIKPHTKFKGDVESGLYKMLVVGMGKHTGALTYHNFALKYGFHTLLKAMGDTIIERTNLCLGIGVVEDAYDQVMKIEVIPAAKISTREPDLLALAKSHFPSLPYKNLDLLVVRQIGKEISGSGMDPNVTGRTCDLMEDDFSQSLYAKRLVILNLSANTAGNAIGLGNADIITEKIFAGMDYQATIMNALTAMSLKKAAIPVRLPNEEKAIQAGFQTIGPVSPEKVRAVIIKDTMHTTDFLVSEALASETEKLSCLKEISPCRIAFSSFGDLIAPGP, from the coding sequence ATGAGATACCCGGCATACCTTGAAAAAAAATTTAATTTCCCCGGCTTTTACCGGGTAAAACTGGCGTTGCCGTCCATGGCACTGCCTGACCCAGTAAAGAACCTGAAAACACAACTGGACCAGGCACTGGATCAGTCACCCATTAAACCCGGGCAGACCGTGGCCGTTGGCGTGGGCAGCCGGGGCATTAACACCATTGCGGAACTTGTGGCACAAATCTGCCGGAGCATCAAAGACAAAGGGGCCCGCCCTGTTATCGTCCCGGCCATGGGAAGCCACGGCAGCGCCACCCCTGAAGGCCAGAAAAAAACCCTCGCAAAATTAGGCGTTACAAGTGACGTCTGCCGGACAGCTATTGCCCCGGAAATGGATGCAGTTAAAATCGGAAGCGTATTTGACGCCGTGCCTGTCTATTTTTCAAAAAAAGCTATGGAAGCGGACCACAGCATCTGCATCAACCGCATCAAGCCCCATACCAAATTTAAAGGTGATGTGGAAAGCGGGCTTTATAAAATGCTGGTGGTGGGCATGGGTAAGCACACCGGCGCCTTGACCTATCATAATTTTGCCCTGAAATACGGATTTCATACACTTCTCAAAGCCATGGGCGACACCATTATCGAACGAACCAACCTGTGTTTGGGCATTGGTGTGGTGGAGGACGCCTATGACCAGGTAATGAAAATTGAAGTGATACCGGCGGCCAAAATCAGCACCCGGGAGCCGGACCTTTTAGCCCTGGCCAAATCCCATTTCCCCAGCCTGCCGTATAAAAATCTGGACCTGCTGGTGGTCCGGCAAATCGGCAAGGAGATCAGCGGGTCAGGCATGGACCCCAATGTCACCGGCAGAACCTGTGATTTAATGGAAGATGATTTTTCCCAAAGCCTTTATGCCAAACGGCTGGTGATTCTGAACCTGTCCGCAAACACGGCGGGCAATGCCATCGGCTTAGGCAATGCAGACATCATCACCGAAAAAATATTTGCAGGCATGGATTACCAGGCCACTATCATGAATGCCCTAACCGCCATGTCCCTTAAAAAAGCAGCCATTCCGGTCCGGCTGCCCAATGAAGAAAAGGCAATTCAGGCAGGATTCCAAACCATTGGCCCCGTGTCCCCTGAAAAGGTCCGGGCGGTGATTATCAAAGATACTATGCATACGACCGATTTTCTTGTCAGTGAAGCCCTGGCCAGTGAGACCGAAAAACTGTCCTGCCTTAAAGAGATAAGCCCCTGCCGGATCGCATTCTCTTCTTTCGGAGATCTTATTGCCCCCGGCCCCTGA
- a CDS encoding cold-shock protein produces MANGTVKWFSETKGFGFIEVEDGGKDVFVHHSGINAQGFKTLNEGDQVTFDIEQGPKGPSAANVTVK; encoded by the coding sequence ATGGCAAACGGTACAGTAAAGTGGTTCAGCGAAACTAAAGGTTTTGGTTTTATTGAAGTAGAAGATGGTGGAAAAGATGTCTTTGTTCATCATTCAGGCATTAACGCACAAGGTTTTAAGACCCTGAACGAAGGCGACCAGGTCACATTTGACATTGAGCAGGGCCCCAAAGGGCCGTCTGCTGCAAATGTCACAGTGAAATAG
- a CDS encoding histidine kinase: MSSVRVRYTTLEIGDMDIHIRTLRDTLQFEDIDGEAKRLGISSATWPLFGVVWPSSQVLARLMLDYHVNEKRVLEVGCGIALASLILNQRSADITATDYHPETEGFLAHNVKLNDGKKIPFVRTGWADLNDDLGKFDLIIGSDILYEVEHVNLLSAFINRHARGHCDVIIVDPRRGYHAKFSRKMAGLGYACSKKKITQTDCMEKSVTCQVLTFSREGI, from the coding sequence ATGTCCAGCGTGCGTGTCCGCTATACAACCCTTGAAATCGGGGATATGGATATTCATATCCGGACGCTTAGAGATACACTGCAGTTTGAGGATATCGACGGTGAAGCAAAAAGACTTGGGATATCTTCGGCCACCTGGCCGCTGTTCGGCGTAGTCTGGCCTTCCAGCCAGGTGCTTGCCCGTCTGATGCTTGATTACCATGTGAACGAAAAGCGGGTGCTTGAAGTGGGATGCGGCATTGCCCTGGCCAGTCTGATTCTGAATCAGCGGTCGGCAGATATTACAGCCACAGACTACCATCCTGAAACTGAAGGGTTTCTGGCTCACAATGTGAAACTCAATGACGGAAAAAAAATTCCCTTTGTTCGCACCGGATGGGCGGATCTGAATGATGATCTTGGTAAGTTTGACCTGATCATCGGCTCTGATATTCTTTATGAAGTTGAACATGTCAACCTTTTGTCCGCTTTCATAAACCGGCATGCCCGGGGCCATTGTGATGTAATCATTGTGGACCCCAGACGGGGCTATCACGCAAAATTCAGCAGAAAAATGGCTGGACTGGGTTATGCCTGTTCAAAGAAAAAAATCACTCAGACAGACTGTATGGAAAAAAGTGTCACCTGCCAGGTGCTGACTTTCTCCCGTGAGGGCATATAG
- a CDS encoding type II toxin-antitoxin system prevent-host-death family antitoxin, producing the protein MKVYTYSEARQKLSAVLDIAKSEEVIIKRRGGETFKIIFTKSLKSPFDVAGVKTKATTKDILEAVRESRAGAAEQTKDS; encoded by the coding sequence ATGAAAGTTTACACCTATTCAGAGGCACGTCAAAAGCTTTCTGCTGTTCTTGATATTGCAAAATCGGAAGAGGTTATAATTAAGCGCCGTGGGGGTGAAACTTTTAAAATTATATTTACCAAATCCCTCAAATCTCCGTTTGATGTTGCTGGGGTGAAAACAAAGGCAACGACTAAGGACATTCTGGAAGCTGTTAGAGAATCCCGTGCAGGGGCTGCCGAACAAACGAAGGATTCGTAA
- a CDS encoding FAD:protein FMN transferase: MPETKYIATSIFALILFVGTALLLPAQSLATQEYVFTGRTMGTTYAIKLISAKPLSKSLWQEKINLRLKQINARLSMYQKDSELSRFNAAPTGQAFKVSADFYQVLEQCRNLHTLTAGAWDGTVKPLVDLWGFGTKGRRDTPPKSSQIKTALQRIGFNKLQIGDHVLTKTVPGITLDLGSIAKGYGVDEIARLIREGGIENYLVEIGGELAGAGKNKHRKTWVVGITNPEKGFLNSGLYKTVRLDNKAIATSGNYRNYFEKNGQIYSHIISPKTGYPVENAVVSASVISDTCTVADGLATALMVMDIHQALTLINSLENTECLIIRQDGRKRTALRSSGFKAYEK; encoded by the coding sequence ATGCCGGAAACCAAGTATATTGCAACCTCTATTTTCGCACTCATACTGTTTGTCGGAACCGCCCTGCTTTTACCTGCCCAATCTTTGGCAACCCAGGAGTATGTGTTTACCGGCCGGACAATGGGGACCACCTATGCCATTAAACTGATTTCTGCCAAACCGTTGTCCAAAAGCTTATGGCAGGAAAAAATTAATCTGCGCTTAAAACAAATAAATGCCCGTTTGTCCATGTACCAAAAAGACAGTGAACTGTCCCGGTTCAATGCCGCGCCAACGGGCCAAGCTTTCAAGGTTTCCGCAGATTTTTACCAGGTTCTTGAGCAATGCAGAAACCTGCATACCCTCACCGCCGGGGCCTGGGACGGCACGGTCAAACCCCTGGTGGATCTGTGGGGATTCGGCACAAAGGGACGGCGGGATACGCCGCCTAAGTCGTCTCAGATCAAAACAGCGCTTCAACGTATTGGTTTTAACAAACTTCAAATCGGGGATCATGTCCTGACCAAGACAGTGCCCGGCATAACATTGGATTTAGGCTCCATAGCCAAAGGGTATGGGGTGGATGAAATTGCCCGCCTGATCAGGGAAGGCGGAATTGAAAACTATCTTGTGGAAATCGGCGGAGAGCTGGCCGGCGCAGGAAAAAACAAGCATCGCAAAACGTGGGTCGTGGGCATAACAAACCCCGAAAAAGGCTTTTTGAATTCAGGTCTGTACAAAACAGTGCGCCTGGATAATAAGGCCATTGCCACCAGTGGCAATTACAGAAACTATTTCGAAAAAAACGGGCAGATCTACTCCCACATTATCAGCCCGAAAACCGGTTATCCGGTTGAAAACGCAGTGGTGTCGGCATCGGTTATTTCCGATACCTGCACCGTGGCCGATGGTCTTGCCACGGCACTTATGGTCATGGATATCCACCAGGCCCTGACGCTTATTAACAGCCTTGAAAACACCGAATGCCTGATCATCCGGCAGGACGGAAGGAAAAGAACGGCACTGCGGTCATCCGGATTCAAGGCATACGAAAAATGA